A genomic window from Terrisporobacter glycolicus ATCC 14880 = DSM 1288 includes:
- the purF gene encoding amidophosphoribosyltransferase encodes MCGVVGIYSKDKDISKQLYYSLYSIQHRGQESCGMAVSDGEEINYYKDMGLVGDVFTPKKLEQLQGNMGIAHVRYSTAGGSAFANCQPLVGSVRKRRLALAHNGNLVNAQTLKDMLEEDGYMFTSNSDTEVILYILARYYKGNIVESLKLTMDYIKGAYSLVIMSDEELIGVRDPFGFRPLILGKKDDQYIFASENCAIDILGGEVIRDVEPGEIVVIKDGELRSYNFSENYRTMKKSCIFEHIYFARNDATIDDVNAYEFRVKSGEILAQDDVINADMVVPVPDSGWPGAIGYANASKIPVAEGLVKNRYVGRTFIKPTQEERELGVKIKLNPLSRVIKGKSIVLVDDSIVRGTTSKLLVKSLREAGAKEIHLRITSPPVKYSCYYGIDTPNRSKLIASNKTIEEMIEYIGCDSLKFLDIEGMLDAVDEPFNFCKACFDGDYPVKKIDKGEATSC; translated from the coding sequence ATGTGCGGAGTTGTAGGGATTTACTCTAAAGATAAAGACATATCAAAGCAGCTATATTATTCATTATATTCTATACAACATAGAGGACAAGAAAGTTGTGGAATGGCAGTATCTGATGGGGAAGAAATAAACTATTACAAAGATATGGGACTTGTAGGTGATGTTTTTACACCTAAAAAGTTAGAACAATTACAAGGTAATATGGGAATAGCTCATGTTAGATATTCAACAGCAGGTGGTAGTGCTTTTGCTAATTGCCAGCCATTAGTAGGAAGTGTAAGAAAAAGAAGACTTGCATTAGCTCATAATGGAAACTTAGTAAATGCTCAAACATTAAAAGATATGCTTGAAGAAGATGGATATATGTTTACAAGTAATTCTGATACAGAAGTAATCCTTTATATCCTTGCTAGATACTATAAGGGGAATATAGTAGAAAGTTTAAAACTTACAATGGACTATATAAAAGGAGCATATTCACTTGTAATTATGAGTGACGAAGAATTAATAGGAGTTAGAGATCCGTTTGGATTTAGACCTTTAATTTTAGGTAAAAAAGATGACCAATATATTTTTGCATCAGAAAACTGTGCCATAGATATATTAGGTGGGGAAGTAATAAGAGACGTGGAACCAGGGGAAATAGTAGTAATAAAGGACGGAGAATTAAGGTCATATAATTTCAGTGAAAATTATAGAACAATGAAAAAAAGTTGTATATTTGAACATATTTACTTTGCTAGAAATGATGCAACTATAGATGATGTGAATGCTTATGAATTTAGAGTTAAGTCAGGAGAAATACTAGCACAAGACGATGTTATAAATGCAGACATGGTAGTTCCAGTACCAGACTCAGGGTGGCCAGGTGCAATAGGATATGCAAATGCTAGCAAAATTCCAGTAGCTGAAGGTTTAGTAAAAAATAGATATGTAGGAAGAACATTTATAAAACCTACTCAAGAAGAAAGAGAATTAGGAGTTAAGATAAAGCTTAATCCTTTATCAAGAGTTATAAAAGGAAAATCAATAGTTCTAGTAGATGATTCAATAGTTAGAGGAACAACATCTAAATTATTAGTCAAATCACTTAGAGAAGCTGGAGCAAAAGAAATACATTTAAGAATAACATCACCTCCAGTTAAATATTCTTGCTATTACGGAATAGATACACCAAACAGATCTAAACTGATAGCATCAAATAAAACTATTGAAGAAATGATAGAGTATATAGGATGTGACTCTTTAAAATTCTTAGATATAGAAGGAATGCTAGACGCAGTTGATGAACCATTTAACTTCTGCAAAGCTTGTTTTGATGGAGATTATCCAGTTAAGAAAATAGACAAGGGGGAAGCAACATCATGCTAA
- the purM gene encoding phosphoribosylformylglycinamidine cyclo-ligase has product MLTYEQSGVNIDEGNRAVSLIKNKIKGTYDKNVIGDLGNFSGLYSLKDFLTMKEPVLLAATDGVGTKLKLAQMMDKHDTVGIDLVAMSVNDLICQGAKPLLFLDYIAIGKLVPEHIDKIVEGVANGCKMSGCALIGGETAEMPGMYTEDEYDLAGFAVGIADKEKIVCGKDVKKGDVLIGISSSGVHSNGFSFVRKIFLDTLKWDLNDYKEELGMTLGEALLTPTKIYVKLVLDLIEKQNIKAIAHITGGGVIENITRVIPEGLGLNIKTDSWQKPPIFEMVEKLDMVDKRELHKSFNMGVGLVLVVDKDEAQDVVNYINNNNLQNEVEIDEKYTELMKDKAYIIGEVVDNHEGVELW; this is encoded by the coding sequence ATGCTAACTTATGAACAATCAGGTGTAAATATAGATGAAGGAAATAGAGCTGTAAGCTTAATAAAAAATAAAATTAAAGGAACTTATGATAAGAACGTAATAGGTGACTTAGGAAATTTCAGTGGATTATATAGTTTAAAAGACTTTTTAACTATGAAAGAACCAGTTTTACTTGCTGCAACAGACGGTGTTGGAACGAAGCTTAAATTAGCTCAAATGATGGATAAGCATGACACGGTAGGTATAGACTTAGTTGCCATGAGTGTTAATGACTTAATTTGCCAAGGTGCTAAACCATTATTATTTCTAGATTATATAGCAATAGGAAAATTAGTTCCTGAACATATAGACAAAATAGTTGAAGGTGTTGCCAATGGATGTAAAATGTCAGGATGTGCATTAATAGGTGGAGAAACTGCTGAAATGCCAGGAATGTATACTGAAGATGAATATGATTTAGCAGGATTTGCTGTTGGTATAGCAGATAAAGAAAAAATAGTATGTGGAAAAGATGTTAAAAAAGGTGATGTGTTAATTGGAATATCATCAAGTGGAGTACACAGTAATGGATTTTCATTTGTAAGAAAGATATTTTTAGATACTTTAAAATGGGATTTAAATGATTATAAAGAGGAGTTAGGAATGACTTTAGGTGAAGCACTTTTAACTCCAACAAAAATATATGTTAAATTAGTTTTAGACTTAATTGAAAAACAAAATATAAAAGCTATAGCTCACATCACTGGTGGTGGAGTAATAGAAAATATAACTAGGGTTATACCAGAAGGATTAGGGTTAAACATAAAAACTGATTCTTGGCAAAAACCACCTATATTTGAAATGGTAGAAAAGCTTGATATGGTTGACAAAAGAGAACTTCATAAATCTTTTAACATGGGTGTAGGTTTAGTCTTAGTAGTTGATAAAGACGAAGCACAGGATGTTGTTAATTATATCAATAATAACAATTTACAAAATGAAGTTGAAATAGATGAAAAATACACTGAATTAATGAAAGATAAAGCTTATATAATAGGTGAAGTTGTAGATAATCATGAAGGTGTTGAACTA
- the purC gene encoding phosphoribosylaminoimidazolesuccinocarboxamide synthase: MLLYEGKAKQIFSTENENEFIVYYKDDATAFNGEKKAEIASKGILNNKISTIMFEELAKEGIESHFIKSLSDREMLVKKVEILPLEVIVRNITAGSFCKRYGVEEGIVLDTPIFEMSYKNDDFGDPLLNDDHAVALKLATREEIDFLRTQTLKINEIMKKFFLKMDLKLVDFKLEFGKDVNGKVILADEISPDTCRLWDVNTNEKLDKDRFRRDLGDLVQGYEEVLARLNK, from the coding sequence ATGTTATTATATGAAGGAAAAGCGAAACAAATATTTAGTACAGAGAATGAAAATGAGTTTATAGTTTATTACAAGGACGATGCTACAGCATTTAATGGAGAGAAAAAAGCAGAAATAGCTTCAAAGGGAATATTAAATAATAAAATTTCAACTATTATGTTTGAAGAGTTAGCAAAAGAAGGAATAGAATCACATTTCATAAAAAGCCTATCTGATAGAGAAATGCTAGTTAAAAAAGTGGAAATATTACCGCTAGAAGTAATAGTAAGAAATATCACAGCAGGTTCATTCTGTAAAAGATATGGAGTAGAAGAAGGAATAGTGTTAGACACACCGATATTTGAAATGTCATATAAAAATGATGATTTTGGAGATCCACTATTAAATGATGATCATGCAGTTGCATTAAAATTAGCGACTAGAGAAGAAATAGATTTTTTAAGAACTCAAACTTTAAAAATAAATGAAATAATGAAGAAATTCTTCCTAAAAATGGATTTAAAACTAGTTGATTTTAAACTTGAGTTTGGAAAAGATGTAAATGGAAAAGTAATATTAGCAGATGAAATATCTCCTGATACTTGCAGACTTTGGGATGTAAATACTAATGAAAAGTTAGACAAAGACAGATTTAGAAGAGATCTTGGAGATTTAGTTCAAGGTTATGAAGAAGTACTAGCAAGGTTAAATAAATAA